One Neisseria sicca genomic region harbors:
- a CDS encoding ATP-dependent nuclease, giving the protein MILRKFQIKNFRSLINVNVKFIDNLPIVISGENNIGKTNFLRALNVYFNHIHDKNLYHAETDIPHHIYYGSRGGRTKTELIGEFENHGKIIKLLVRFDAKGNSSYKLDSKDINDNKAFDFLSEFKFIFIESHNIHLPSLIGAILEKDGLLALDKKRTKQSRPLEKLEEFIDLSRQAITDIENDINHCFKELTDFDGILKEAKILINFAEFDRLRDVIRTMTSITLQDGNNHEIESKGSGAQRAVFLSLMKYISKNIKNKKIIWAIDEPEAFLQPKLQRKVFETLQSMCKEDKQTIILTTHSQHFINLRNIDTVNLFIGNSERRDYERRPGKIFYEINTKNIAFTSTSEKIKAIKEHLGINNNDGWELLPFNVLVEGEEDKKYLEKLMEAVDIEIPNIICAGGATKIAGYLQYYNDFAKDNPFPEKPKILCIFDNDKEGRESKSKINPKKLTSLKIQSILIPRHDHTILDDNPRNFSGQSQNWAIEDFLSPALIIETANNLLRKDKYKIIGKKQINVRNQVAHRNKIILEYLSECTSQNNPDKDNYLWGSDGRKIALCKSFCDNQTPEKILEHLNQNQRDFLDKLKG; this is encoded by the coding sequence AAGAAAATTTCAAATTAAAAATTTCCGATCTCTTATTAACGTTAATGTTAAATTTATTGATAATCTACCTATTGTAATCAGTGGTGAAAATAATATTGGTAAAACTAATTTTTTAAGAGCTTTAAACGTATATTTTAATCATATTCATGATAAAAATTTATACCATGCTGAAACTGATATTCCACATCACATATATTATGGTTCGCGAGGAGGAAGAACCAAGACAGAATTAATTGGGGAATTTGAAAATCACGGTAAAATTATAAAACTTTTAGTACGTTTTGATGCAAAAGGTAACTCTTCATACAAATTAGATTCCAAAGATATTAATGATAACAAAGCCTTTGATTTTTTATCAGAATTTAAATTTATATTTATAGAATCTCATAACATACATTTACCAAGCCTCATTGGAGCTATTCTAGAAAAAGACGGCTTACTAGCTTTGGATAAAAAACGTACAAAACAAAGTCGTCCTTTAGAAAAATTGGAAGAGTTTATAGATCTATCTAGACAAGCCATCACCGACATTGAGAATGACATAAACCATTGCTTTAAAGAACTTACTGATTTTGATGGAATTTTGAAAGAGGCTAAAATTCTAATAAACTTTGCAGAATTTGATAGATTGAGAGATGTAATTCGCACAATGACATCCATCACTCTACAAGACGGCAATAATCATGAAATTGAATCTAAAGGTAGTGGAGCTCAAAGAGCAGTTTTTCTTTCGTTAATGAAATATATTTCAAAAAATATTAAAAATAAAAAAATTATTTGGGCAATTGATGAACCAGAAGCATTTTTACAACCAAAATTACAAAGAAAAGTATTTGAAACTTTGCAATCAATGTGTAAAGAAGATAAGCAAACAATTATACTCACTACACACTCACAACATTTTATTAACTTAAGAAATATTGATACGGTTAATTTATTTATAGGGAATTCTGAACGTAGGGACTATGAAAGACGACCTGGTAAAATATTTTATGAAATAAACACTAAAAATATTGCTTTTACCTCTACATCTGAAAAGATCAAAGCAATTAAAGAACATTTAGGAATTAACAATAATGACGGATGGGAGCTTTTGCCATTTAATGTCTTAGTAGAAGGAGAGGAAGACAAAAAATACTTAGAAAAACTGATGGAAGCCGTAGATATTGAAATTCCAAACATTATCTGCGCTGGAGGAGCAACCAAAATTGCAGGATACTTGCAATATTATAATGATTTCGCCAAAGATAACCCCTTTCCAGAAAAACCAAAAATTTTATGTATTTTTGATAATGATAAAGAGGGAAGAGAATCTAAATCAAAAATCAATCCTAAAAAATTAACCTCCCTGAAAATCCAAAGCATTCTTATTCCCAGACATGACCACACCATTTTAGATGATAATCCTAGGAACTTTAGTGGACAATCTCAAAACTGGGCAATAGAAGATTTTTTATCTCCTGCCCTAATTATAGAAACTGCAAATAATTTACTACGGAAAGACAAATATAAAATCATTGGAAAAAAACAGATAAACGTTCGAAATCAAGTTGCACATAGAAATAAAATTATTCTCGAATATCTTTCAGAGTGCACCTCACAAAATAATCCTGACAAGGATAATTACCTTTGGGGCTCAGATGGAAGAAAAATAGCTCTATGTAAATCTTTCTGTGATAATCAAACTCCAGAAAAAATACTTGAACATCTGAATCAAAATCAAAGAGATTTTTTAGATAAATTAAAAGGTTAA
- the tyrS gene encoding tyrosine--tRNA ligase: MKSVIQDLQSRGLIAQTTDIEALDALLNEQKIALYCGFDPTADSLHIGHLLPVLALRRFQQAGHTPIALVGGATGMIGDPSFKAVERSLNSAETVAGWVESIRNQLKPFLSFEGENAAIMANNADWFGSMNCLDFLRDIGKHFSVNAMLNKESVKQRIERDDVGISFTEFAYSLLQGYDFAELNKRHGAVLEIGGSDQWGNITAGIDLTRRLNQKQVFGLTLPLVTKSDGTKFGKTEGGAVWLNAKKTSPYQFYQFWLKVADADVYKFLKYFTFLSIEEIDAIEAKDKASGTKPEAQRILAEEMTRLIHGEAALQAAQRISESLFAEDQSSLTESDFEQLALDGLPAFEVSDDLNVVEALVKTGLASSNKEARGFVNSKAVLLNGQAAESNNPNHAAERPDDAYLLTDAHKRFGKYTIVRRGKRNHALLVWK; the protein is encoded by the coding sequence ATGAAGTCTGTTATCCAAGACCTACAATCGCGCGGCCTTATCGCGCAAACTACCGACATCGAAGCCTTAGACGCTTTGTTGAACGAACAAAAAATCGCCCTTTACTGCGGTTTCGATCCGACCGCCGACAGCCTGCATATTGGCCACTTGTTGCCCGTGTTGGCATTGCGCCGTTTCCAACAGGCGGGGCATACGCCGATTGCTTTGGTGGGCGGCGCAACCGGTATGATCGGCGACCCCAGCTTCAAAGCGGTGGAGCGCAGCTTGAATTCCGCCGAAACCGTTGCCGGCTGGGTAGAAAGCATCCGCAACCAACTGAAACCGTTTTTGAGCTTTGAAGGCGAAAACGCCGCCATTATGGCGAACAACGCCGACTGGTTCGGCAGCATGAACTGCCTCGACTTCCTGCGCGACATCGGCAAGCATTTCTCCGTCAACGCCATGCTGAACAAAGAATCTGTCAAACAGCGTATCGAACGCGACGATGTGGGTATTTCTTTCACCGAGTTTGCCTATTCCCTGCTGCAAGGCTACGACTTTGCCGAATTGAACAAGCGTCACGGTGCGGTTTTGGAAATCGGCGGTTCCGACCAATGGGGCAACATCACCGCCGGTATCGACCTGACACGTCGTCTGAACCAAAAACAAGTATTCGGTCTGACCCTGCCGCTGGTCACCAAATCCGACGGCACCAAATTCGGCAAAACCGAAGGCGGCGCGGTATGGCTGAACGCGAAGAAAACCTCGCCGTATCAGTTCTACCAGTTCTGGCTGAAAGTGGCCGATGCCGATGTGTATAAGTTTCTGAAATACTTCACCTTCCTATCTATCGAAGAAATCGACGCCATCGAAGCGAAAGACAAAGCCAGCGGCACCAAGCCCGAAGCGCAACGCATCCTCGCCGAAGAAATGACCCGCCTGATTCACGGCGAAGCCGCCCTGCAAGCCGCGCAGCGCATTTCCGAAAGCCTGTTTGCCGAAGACCAAAGCAGCCTGACGGAAAGCGACTTCGAACAGCTCGCCCTCGACGGCCTGCCCGCATTTGAAGTTTCAGACGACCTCAACGTCGTCGAAGCCTTAGTCAAAACCGGCTTGGCCTCGTCCAACAAAGAAGCGCGCGGTTTTGTGAACAGCAAAGCGGTATTGCTCAACGGCCAGGCCGCCGAATCGAACAACCCGAACCACGCCGCCGAACGCCCCGACGATGCCTATCTGCTGACCGACGCGCACAAACGCTTCGGCAAATACACCATCGTACGGCGCGGCAAACGCAACCACGCGCTCTTGGTTTGGAAATAA